One region of Deinococcus koreensis genomic DNA includes:
- a CDS encoding 1-phosphofructokinase family hexose kinase, with protein MTPVPSPPVVTLTLNPALDLHEEVPGPRLHALNRASRGTFEPSGKGINVARALHELGLEVTAVAPLGGPLGRLIREALEAQGLNLRACPVAGETRLNVKIADQAGRTTEFNLPGPALSGEELGRVWDALRSVARPGSWVVLAGSLPPGVPATLYGDWTRALQAQGATVLLDAGGEALRGALASGPFLIKPNREEAQAALGSPIRTRQDALDAARRLRALGARQVALSLGAQGALLLGEEAVFATPPEVVVRSTVGCGDALLAGLIASLRWGRGWQGAARFATAYAAARAQHGGPDFGAAGRAQPLLDAVQLVGAAEQGAQERGVELWT; from the coding sequence ATGACTCCAGTGCCGAGCCCCCCGGTCGTGACCCTGACGCTGAACCCGGCGCTGGATCTGCACGAGGAGGTGCCCGGGCCCCGCCTGCACGCCCTGAACCGCGCCTCGCGGGGCACCTTCGAGCCCAGCGGCAAGGGCATCAACGTCGCCCGCGCCCTGCACGAGCTGGGCCTGGAGGTCACGGCGGTCGCGCCGCTGGGCGGCCCCCTCGGCCGCCTGATCCGGGAGGCGCTGGAGGCACAGGGCCTGAACCTGCGCGCCTGTCCGGTCGCCGGCGAGACGCGCCTGAACGTGAAGATCGCGGATCAGGCCGGCCGGACGACCGAGTTCAACCTGCCCGGCCCCGCCCTCTCCGGCGAGGAGCTGGGCCGCGTCTGGGACGCCCTGCGCTCGGTGGCCCGCCCGGGCAGCTGGGTCGTGCTCGCGGGGAGCCTGCCGCCCGGCGTGCCGGCCACGCTGTACGGCGACTGGACGCGCGCCCTGCAGGCCCAGGGGGCCACGGTGCTGCTGGACGCCGGCGGTGAGGCGCTGCGCGGCGCACTGGCGTCTGGCCCCTTCCTGATCAAGCCCAACCGCGAGGAGGCGCAGGCCGCCCTGGGCAGCCCGATCCGCACCCGGCAGGACGCGCTGGACGCGGCCCGGCGGCTGCGCGCCCTGGGGGCCCGTCAGGTCGCCCTGTCCCTGGGGGCGCAGGGCGCGCTGCTGCTGGGAGAGGAGGCGGTCTTCGCCACCCCCCCGGAGGTGGTGGTCAGGAGCACGGTCGGCTGCGGCGACGCCCTGCTGGCCGGCTTGATCGCCTCGCTGCGCTGGGGCCGGGGCTGGCAGGGGGCGGCCCGCTTCGCCACCGCCTACGCCGCCGCCCGCGCGCAGCACGGTGGCCCGGACTTCGGCGCCGCCGGGCGGGCCCAGCCCCTGCTGGACGCGGTGCAGCTCGTGGGCGCGGCGGAACAGGGCGCACAGGAAAGGGGGGTGGAACTGTGGACGTGA
- a CDS encoding carbohydrate kinase family protein: MDVISVGIVIADCVARPVGRVPAAGELELVDEIGLFLGGSAANTGIALARLGLRVALVGQLGRDGFGDFLEGAARAAGCDTRFLRRGEVPTSATLVNVDAAGERSFLHAVGAGARLRAADVPLAGLAAEGARALHVAGYFVLPGLEPDLPGLFGQATELGLLTSLDTVWDATGRWPRVHAALPHTDVFCPSLPEARHITGCSEPGDVLDALLGLGVRRVAAVKMGPQGALIGRPDGTRLHLSAAPVRAVDGTGAGDAFIGGLLAGLLRDEGLEAAGRLGSAAGALCVGAMGATAGLQGLAPTRALADTLRADVLRRGGLHPGGPQPDEHGPPGGTP; the protein is encoded by the coding sequence GTGGACGTGATCAGCGTGGGCATCGTGATCGCCGACTGTGTGGCGCGGCCGGTGGGGCGCGTGCCCGCTGCGGGAGAGCTGGAACTCGTGGACGAGATCGGCCTGTTCCTGGGGGGCTCGGCCGCCAACACCGGCATCGCCCTGGCGCGGCTGGGCCTGAGGGTGGCGCTGGTCGGCCAGCTCGGCCGCGACGGGTTCGGCGACTTCCTGGAGGGCGCGGCCCGCGCCGCCGGCTGCGACACGCGCTTCCTGCGCCGGGGCGAGGTGCCGACCTCGGCCACCCTGGTGAACGTCGACGCGGCGGGCGAGCGCTCCTTCCTGCACGCGGTGGGGGCGGGCGCCCGGCTGCGCGCGGCGGACGTGCCGCTGGCCGGCCTGGCGGCCGAGGGGGCCCGCGCCCTGCACGTCGCGGGCTACTTCGTGCTGCCGGGCCTGGAACCCGACCTGCCCGGCCTGTTCGGGCAGGCCACGGAGCTGGGCCTGCTCACCTCGCTGGACACGGTCTGGGACGCCACGGGGCGCTGGCCGCGCGTGCACGCCGCGCTGCCGCACACCGACGTCTTCTGCCCCAGCCTGCCCGAGGCCCGCCACATCACCGGCTGCTCTGAGCCGGGGGACGTGCTGGACGCCCTGCTGGGCCTGGGCGTGCGCCGGGTCGCCGCCGTGAAGATGGGGCCGCAGGGCGCGCTGATCGGGCGTCCGGACGGCACGCGCCTGCACCTCTCGGCGGCGCCCGTGCGGGCGGTGGACGGCACCGGTGCCGGCGACGCCTTCATCGGCGGGTTGCTGGCCGGGCTGCTGCGGGATGAGGGCCTGGAGGCGGCCGGGCGCCTCGGCAGCGCGGCGGGGGCCCTGTGCGTGGGCGCCATGGGCGCCACCGCCGGCCTGCAGGGGCTCGCCCCCACCCGCGCCCTCGCGGACACCCTGCGCGCCGACGTGCTGCGTCGAGGCGGGCTCCACCCAGGCGGGCCCCAGCCCGATGAGCACGGCCCCCCAGGAGGCACCCCATGA
- the glpK gene encoding glycerol kinase GlpK codes for MTQYILALDQGTTSSRAIVFDRAGAVVARAQKEFTQHFPQPGWVEHDAAEIWSTQSGVMQEALSSAGLRAADLAAIGITNQRETVVVWNRLSGQPIGRAIVWQDRRTAGLCDELRAAGKADLIKQKTGLELDAYFSGTKVRWLLDHVPGARAQAEAGELCFGTVDSWLVYKLTGGLHVTDASNASRTLLYDIHAGGWDDGLLTLLDVPRSMLPEVRSSSEVYGQTSKGLLGAQVPIGGIAGDQQAATFGQACLDVGMAKNTYGTGCFMLLNTGAQAVDSAHRLLTTVAWQLAGQRTYALEGGVFVAGAVVQWLRDGLGLIRHSSEVEALATSVPDSGGVVLVPAFVGLGAPYWDPYARGTVVGLTRGTTGAHIARAALESVAFQSAELLEAMQQDTARGGTQVHELRVDGGGAGNDAMMQFQADILGVPVVRPKITETTALGAAYLAGLAVGFWQDQDELKALWQVDRRFEPGMGRDEAQGRLQTWKRAVERSRDWAKPG; via the coding sequence ATGACCCAGTACATCCTGGCCCTCGATCAGGGCACCACCAGCAGCCGCGCCATCGTCTTCGACCGGGCGGGCGCCGTGGTGGCCCGCGCCCAGAAGGAATTCACCCAGCACTTCCCGCAGCCCGGCTGGGTCGAGCACGACGCCGCGGAAATCTGGAGCACCCAGAGCGGCGTGATGCAAGAAGCCCTGAGCTCGGCCGGCCTGCGCGCCGCCGACCTCGCCGCCATCGGCATCACCAACCAGCGCGAGACGGTGGTGGTCTGGAACCGCTTGAGCGGCCAGCCCATCGGGCGGGCCATCGTCTGGCAGGATCGCCGCACCGCCGGACTGTGCGACGAGCTGCGCGCGGCCGGCAAGGCCGATCTCATCAAGCAGAAGACCGGCCTGGAGCTGGACGCCTACTTCTCGGGCACCAAGGTGCGCTGGCTGCTCGACCACGTGCCCGGCGCCCGGGCGCAGGCAGAGGCGGGCGAGCTGTGTTTCGGCACGGTGGACTCCTGGCTGGTCTACAAACTCACGGGCGGGCTGCACGTGACCGACGCCAGCAACGCCAGCCGCACGCTGCTGTACGACATCCACGCGGGCGGCTGGGACGACGGGCTGCTGACCCTGCTGGACGTGCCGCGCTCCATGCTGCCCGAGGTGCGGAGCAGTTCGGAGGTGTACGGGCAGACATCGAAGGGCCTGCTGGGCGCGCAGGTGCCCATCGGGGGGATCGCGGGCGACCAGCAGGCGGCCACCTTCGGGCAGGCCTGCCTGGACGTGGGCATGGCGAAGAACACCTACGGCACCGGCTGTTTCATGCTGCTGAACACCGGGGCGCAGGCGGTGGACTCGGCCCACCGGCTGCTGACCACGGTCGCGTGGCAGCTCGCCGGGCAGCGCACCTACGCGCTGGAGGGCGGCGTGTTCGTGGCGGGCGCGGTGGTGCAGTGGCTGCGCGACGGTCTGGGCCTGATCCGTCACAGCTCTGAGGTCGAGGCGCTGGCGACCTCGGTGCCCGACTCCGGCGGCGTGGTGCTGGTGCCGGCCTTCGTGGGCCTGGGCGCCCCGTACTGGGATCCCTACGCGCGCGGCACGGTGGTCGGCCTGACGCGCGGCACGACCGGCGCCCACATCGCCCGCGCGGCGCTGGAGAGCGTGGCCTTCCAGAGCGCCGAGCTGCTGGAGGCGATGCAGCAGGACACGGCGCGGGGCGGCACCCAGGTTCACGAGCTGCGGGTGGACGGCGGCGGCGCGGGCAACGACGCCATGATGCAGTTCCAGGCCGACATCCTGGGCGTGCCCGTGGTGCGCCCGAAGATCACCGAGACGACCGCGCTGGGCGCCGCGTATCTGGCCGGGCTGGCGGTGGGCTTCTGGCAGGATCAGGACGAACTCAAGGCCCTGTGGCAGGTGGATCGGCGCTTCGAGCCGGGCATGGGGCGCGACGAAGCCCAGGGCCGCCTGCAGACCTGGAAACGCGCCGTGGAACGCAGCCGGGACTGGGCGAAGCCCGGATAG
- a CDS encoding class I fructose-bisphosphate aldolase, with product MTISRVLPPDRAALIIPMDHGLTMGNLPGLEHPAGLLERLIAAGVDGTLLSPGLAGRLGARCREGGMSVTLTLDYQLWSDRAGTLEHISDVFPVCSVARARDLGADAVKLLMPYGLGTKVTREVLSLAASVAEDARTHDLPLVLEPLWMGPALGADEHDEVIVHGSRVAVELGADILKIPALGTGALREVLRWGVPTVFLGGARQDDPAALFARIREGIGLGARGVVVGRNVWQSPDMDQAIAALRGALQPQVPG from the coding sequence ATGACCATCAGCCGAGTCCTGCCCCCCGACCGCGCCGCCCTGATCATCCCCATGGATCACGGCCTCACCATGGGCAACCTGCCCGGCCTGGAGCATCCCGCCGGCCTGCTGGAACGGCTGATCGCGGCGGGCGTGGACGGCACGCTGCTCTCGCCGGGGCTGGCGGGCCGGCTCGGGGCGCGCTGCCGGGAGGGCGGCATGAGCGTCACGCTGACCCTGGACTACCAGCTCTGGAGCGACCGCGCGGGCACCCTGGAGCACATCAGCGACGTCTTTCCGGTGTGCTCCGTGGCCCGCGCCCGCGACCTGGGCGCCGACGCCGTGAAGCTGCTGATGCCCTACGGCCTGGGCACCAAGGTCACGCGCGAGGTGCTGAGCCTGGCCGCGAGCGTGGCCGAGGACGCCCGCACCCACGACCTGCCGCTGGTGCTCGAACCCCTCTGGATGGGGCCCGCGCTGGGCGCAGACGAACACGACGAGGTGATCGTCCACGGCTCGCGGGTCGCGGTGGAGCTGGGCGCCGACATCCTCAAGATTCCGGCGCTGGGCACCGGGGCGCTGCGCGAGGTGCTGCGCTGGGGCGTGCCCACGGTCTTCCTGGGCGGCGCCCGGCAGGACGATCCGGCGGCGCTGTTCGCCCGCATCCGGGAGGGCATCGGCCTGGGCGCGCGCGGCGTCGTGGTGGGCCGCAACGTCTGGCAGAGCCCCGACATGGATCAGGCCATCGCGGCGCTCCGGGGCGCGCTGCAGCCGCAGGTGCCGGGGTAG
- a CDS encoding class II fructose-bisphosphate aldolase, with amino-acid sequence MPLVTSLDILPQAHAGGYAVGAFNCVNIEFARAVVGAAEELGQPVIVALTAGAANYAGWDALPAAVLGMAREARVPVCLHLDHGTSLAEVERALQAGFSSVMIDASALPLEENIRLTRAAAELAHAAGVGLEGELGRIGGKEDGIEAQSRLTDPQDVGRFVEESGVDFLAAAFGSVHQMAAREAVLDLGLVAQVDALAGRPLVLHGGSGVPFETVRGVIERGVAKVNIGTELQRCFCAALRQTLASRPDESDARKLLRPSIAAVQALVRERIALFSGAARGVPAASGSPA; translated from the coding sequence ATGCCGCTCGTCACCAGTCTGGACATCCTGCCCCAGGCCCACGCCGGCGGCTACGCGGTCGGGGCCTTCAACTGCGTCAACATCGAATTCGCCCGCGCGGTGGTCGGCGCCGCCGAGGAGCTGGGCCAGCCGGTGATCGTGGCGCTCACCGCCGGGGCCGCCAACTACGCCGGCTGGGACGCGCTGCCCGCCGCCGTGCTGGGCATGGCGCGGGAGGCCCGCGTGCCCGTCTGCCTGCACCTCGACCACGGCACCTCGCTGGCCGAGGTCGAGCGGGCGCTGCAGGCCGGCTTCTCCAGCGTGATGATCGACGCCTCGGCGCTGCCACTGGAAGAGAACATCCGCCTGACGCGCGCGGCGGCCGAGCTGGCCCACGCGGCGGGCGTGGGCCTGGAGGGCGAACTGGGCCGGATCGGCGGCAAGGAGGACGGCATCGAGGCCCAGAGCCGGCTGACCGACCCGCAGGACGTGGGGCGCTTCGTCGAGGAGAGCGGCGTGGATTTTCTGGCGGCGGCCTTCGGCAGCGTTCACCAGATGGCGGCGCGCGAGGCGGTGCTCGACCTGGGGCTGGTGGCCCAGGTCGACGCCCTGGCCGGGCGGCCGCTGGTGCTGCACGGCGGCTCGGGCGTGCCCTTCGAGACCGTGCGCGGCGTGATCGAGCGCGGCGTCGCCAAGGTGAACATCGGCACCGAGCTGCAGCGCTGCTTCTGCGCTGCCCTGCGCCAGACGCTGGCGTCCCGGCCCGACGAGAGCGACGCCCGCAAGCTGCTGCGCCCGTCCATCGCCGCCGTGCAGGCGCTGGTGCGCGAGCGCATCGCGCTGTTCAGCGGGGCGGCCAGGGGTGTCCCGGCCGCCTCCGGGAGCCCGGCATGA
- a CDS encoding glycerol-3-phosphate dehydrogenase/oxidase → MKRADIVEAATRRAEAPSTETQSAQTLPWDILVIGGGASGLGTALEAASRGHRTLLLEAHDYAKGTSSRSTKLVHGGVRYLAQGNVSLVREALHERGLLRRNAPHLVRDLGFVIAAYTWWSAPFYGIGLKLYDLLAGKLNLRGSRYVGKVEALKLAPTLIRSGLRGGILYFDGQFDDSRLAVTLLRTLENHGGVALNHAPVVGLIKEGGKVVGARWRDRETGQEHEARARAVVNATGVFVDDVRRMDEPGSRPMLSPSQGVHVVVDRRFLPGDAALMVPRTDDGRVLFAVPWHDHVVIGTTDTPVPEVSLEPRALPEEIDFILSTAAKYLQPAPTRADVRSVYVGLRPLVRNEKTDGAGGTASSTAGLSRDHIIRIAGSGLITLTGGKWTTYRRMGEDTVNRAESVAGLPRRLSITQGLKLHAWTHDEMDDHWKVYGTDAARVQALPGADTPLHPELPYSEAEVRWAARMEQARTVEDVLSRRLRALLLNADASAQAAPRVAELLAEELGHDGAWQAAQVAEYQKLAGGYSLN, encoded by the coding sequence ATGAAGCGTGCAGACATCGTAGAAGCGGCCACCCGGCGTGCGGAGGCCCCCAGCACGGAGACCCAGAGTGCGCAGACCCTGCCCTGGGACATCCTCGTCATCGGCGGCGGAGCCTCGGGGCTGGGCACGGCGCTGGAGGCGGCCTCGCGCGGCCACCGCACCCTGCTGCTCGAAGCCCACGACTACGCCAAGGGGACGTCGAGCCGCTCCACCAAGCTGGTTCACGGCGGCGTGCGGTATCTGGCGCAGGGCAACGTGTCGCTGGTGCGCGAGGCCCTGCACGAGCGCGGGCTGCTGCGGCGCAACGCTCCCCATCTGGTGCGCGACCTGGGCTTCGTGATCGCGGCGTATACCTGGTGGTCCGCGCCCTTCTACGGCATCGGGCTGAAGCTCTATGACCTGCTGGCGGGGAAGCTGAACCTCAGGGGCAGCCGCTACGTGGGCAAGGTCGAGGCCCTGAAGCTGGCGCCCACGCTGATCAGGAGCGGGCTCCGGGGCGGCATCCTGTACTTCGACGGACAGTTCGACGACTCGCGGCTGGCGGTGACGCTGCTGCGGACGCTGGAGAACCACGGCGGGGTGGCGCTGAACCACGCCCCGGTGGTGGGGCTGATCAAGGAGGGCGGCAAGGTGGTGGGCGCCCGCTGGCGCGACCGTGAAACCGGCCAGGAACACGAGGCCCGCGCGAGGGCCGTGGTCAACGCCACAGGCGTGTTCGTGGACGACGTGCGGCGCATGGACGAGCCCGGCAGCCGGCCCATGCTCTCGCCCAGCCAGGGCGTGCATGTGGTGGTGGATCGCCGGTTCCTGCCCGGCGACGCGGCGCTGATGGTGCCGCGCACCGACGACGGCCGGGTGCTGTTCGCGGTGCCCTGGCACGACCATGTGGTGATCGGCACGACCGATACCCCGGTGCCCGAGGTCTCGCTGGAGCCCCGCGCGCTGCCCGAGGAGATCGACTTCATCCTGAGCACGGCGGCCAAATACCTGCAGCCGGCCCCCACCCGGGCGGACGTCCGCAGCGTCTACGTGGGCCTGCGCCCGCTGGTTCGGAACGAGAAGACCGACGGCGCCGGGGGCACGGCGTCCTCCACGGCGGGGCTCTCGCGCGACCACATCATCCGCATCGCCGGGAGCGGGCTGATCACGCTGACGGGCGGCAAGTGGACGACCTACCGGCGCATGGGCGAGGACACCGTGAACCGCGCCGAGTCCGTGGCGGGCCTGCCGCGGCGCCTGAGCATCACGCAGGGGCTGAAGCTGCACGCCTGGACGCACGACGAGATGGACGACCACTGGAAGGTCTACGGCACCGACGCGGCGCGCGTGCAGGCGCTGCCTGGAGCCGACACGCCCCTGCACCCGGAACTGCCCTACAGCGAGGCCGAGGTGCGCTGGGCGGCCCGCATGGAGCAGGCCCGCACGGTGGAGGACGTGCTCAGCCGCCGCCTGAGGGCGCTGCTGCTGAACGCGGACGCCAGCGCCCAGGCGGCCCCGCGCGTGGCCGAGCTGCTCGCGGAGGAACTCGGCCACGACGGGGCCTGGCAGGCGGCGCAGGTGGCCGAGTACCAGAAGCTGGCCGGAGGCTACAGTCTGAACTGA
- a CDS encoding VOC family protein encodes MRKLQVQGVHHITIVGSTRQSAIDFWEGLLGMPFIFEQPNLGKPDENHLYFDPGDGRLLTVFTNESRTDAARPAPREVGCVEHLAFAVSRATFTQIPARLQERGIEFLERDRGFMNSVYLQDPNGMKVELACYKFQTPEGYRDADVLMRAHQLRMERGDHHIDDIHLADAIEDLLAQRARLAH; translated from the coding sequence GTGCGAAAACTTCAGGTACAGGGCGTTCACCACATCACCATCGTCGGGTCGACCCGGCAGAGTGCCATCGACTTCTGGGAGGGGCTGCTGGGGATGCCTTTCATCTTTGAACAGCCCAACCTGGGCAAGCCCGACGAGAATCACCTGTACTTCGACCCCGGCGATGGCCGGCTGCTCACCGTGTTCACCAACGAGTCCCGCACCGACGCCGCCCGGCCCGCCCCGCGCGAGGTCGGCTGCGTGGAACACCTGGCCTTCGCCGTCTCGCGCGCCACCTTCACCCAGATTCCGGCGAGGCTCCAGGAGCGCGGCATCGAGTTCCTGGAGCGCGATCGGGGCTTCATGAACTCGGTCTACCTGCAGGATCCGAACGGCATGAAGGTCGAGCTGGCCTGCTACAAGTTCCAGACCCCCGAGGGCTACCGCGACGCCGACGTGCTGATGCGCGCCCACCAGCTCCGCATGGAGCGCGGCGACCACCACATCGACGATATCCACCTGGCCGACGCGATCGAGGATCTGCTGGCCCAGAGGGCTCGGCTGGCACACTGA
- a CDS encoding D-lyxose/D-mannose family sugar isomerase: MKRSEINRLIREGEAFVRAHGFLLPPFAFWTPQQWASLGLAGRELTAHGLGWDLTDFGLGDYEHFGLLLFTLRNGSLDEARSGVGRTYAEKVLLVGKDQVTKFHFHHRKTEDIINRGGGTLELMLHNATLDDRLADTPVTVQVDALERTLPPGGLLRLAPGESVTLRPGQYHQFTARGAPVLAGEVSSVNDDHSDNVFLEPLGRFPRIEEDEAPERLLVGDYARLGAAWPG, from the coding sequence ATGAAACGCTCCGAGATCAACCGGCTGATCCGTGAGGGCGAGGCCTTCGTGCGCGCCCACGGCTTCCTCCTGCCGCCCTTTGCCTTCTGGACGCCGCAGCAGTGGGCGAGCCTCGGGCTGGCCGGGCGGGAACTCACGGCCCACGGCCTGGGGTGGGATCTCACCGACTTCGGGCTGGGCGACTACGAGCACTTCGGCCTCCTGCTGTTCACGCTGCGCAACGGCAGCCTGGACGAGGCGCGCAGCGGGGTGGGCCGCACCTACGCCGAGAAGGTGCTGCTGGTGGGCAAAGATCAGGTCACCAAGTTCCACTTCCACCACCGCAAGACCGAGGACATCATCAACCGGGGCGGCGGCACGCTGGAACTCATGCTTCACAACGCCACGCTGGACGACCGTCTGGCCGACACGCCGGTGACCGTGCAGGTGGACGCCCTGGAGCGCACCCTGCCCCCCGGCGGGCTGCTGCGGCTCGCGCCCGGCGAGAGCGTCACGCTGCGGCCCGGCCAGTACCACCAGTTCACGGCGCGCGGCGCGCCCGTGCTGGCCGGCGAGGTCTCCAGCGTGAACGACGACCACTCCGACAACGTGTTCCTGGAGCCCCTGGGCCGCTTTCCCCGCATCGAGGAGGACGAGGCCCCCGAGCGCCTGCTGGTGGGTGATTACGCGCGGCTGGGCGCCGCCTGGCCGGGGTGA
- a CDS encoding FGGY-family carbohydrate kinase encodes MRGPLLLGVDVGTTRIKVGAFTPDGAVRSLRAAPTPVVRGGPARAHHDPEALWATVAGLLREVKADLSTDLGGMQGGQIACIGLCSFGESGVLVDRRGEADRPVLAWYDDRPQAALAALKVLNPPEWRRRTGLVPDHTYGLPKLLWAAGESPLAGLCWLPVSDFIALRLTGQRSVGLTQAARTLLLDLRARRWMDALAAALGLPDGLLPPLRLPGQPLGGVSAEAAALTGLPQGLPVWESAHDQPCAAAGIGATVPGLTVNACGTAETLLTALPLTEVEQALARPGVAVGPHALPGLAYAMVTLRASGSTLDWALRLGGGEPELQLEVAAQTPAEEGPLFFPHLRLLTDDPLAPTLPGGLFLGLRETHGPPQLLRAVLEGLCCELARLHDRLPAPGLLRAVGGPTRCALWMRLKAGALNVPVEVYEQPHAAVWGAAWLAWRHLNAAGGTEVAPIQPPPRASFTPQDADPWRMRRRRYDALLPALSRVLAAGGGVPA; translated from the coding sequence GTGAGGGGGCCGCTGCTGCTGGGCGTGGACGTGGGCACCACCCGGATCAAGGTGGGGGCCTTCACGCCGGACGGCGCCGTGCGGAGCCTGCGCGCCGCGCCCACGCCGGTCGTGCGAGGGGGGCCCGCGCGGGCGCACCACGACCCGGAGGCCCTGTGGGCCACCGTCGCCGGGCTGCTGCGCGAGGTGAAGGCTGACCTGAGCACCGACCTGGGCGGCATGCAGGGCGGCCAGATAGCCTGTATCGGCCTGTGCAGCTTCGGCGAGTCGGGCGTGCTGGTGGATCGCCGGGGCGAGGCCGACCGCCCCGTGCTCGCCTGGTACGACGACCGCCCACAGGCCGCGCTCGCGGCCCTGAAGGTGCTGAACCCCCCGGAGTGGCGGCGGCGCACCGGCCTCGTTCCGGATCACACCTATGGCCTGCCCAAGCTGCTGTGGGCGGCGGGCGAGTCGCCGCTGGCGGGGCTCTGCTGGCTTCCGGTGTCGGACTTCATCGCCCTGCGCCTGACCGGGCAGCGCTCGGTGGGGCTTACGCAGGCGGCGCGCACGCTGCTGCTCGACCTGCGCGCCCGCCGCTGGATGGACGCTCTGGCCGCAGCCCTGGGCCTGCCGGACGGTCTCCTGCCGCCGCTGCGCCTCCCCGGTCAGCCGCTGGGCGGGGTGAGCGCCGAGGCGGCCGCGCTCACGGGGCTGCCCCAGGGGCTCCCGGTGTGGGAAAGCGCCCACGACCAGCCCTGCGCCGCCGCCGGGATCGGGGCCACGGTGCCCGGCCTCACGGTCAATGCCTGCGGCACGGCCGAAACGCTGCTCACGGCGCTGCCCCTGACGGAGGTGGAGCAGGCGCTGGCGCGGCCGGGCGTGGCCGTGGGCCCACACGCCCTGCCGGGGCTCGCCTACGCCATGGTGACCCTGCGGGCGTCCGGCTCCACCCTGGACTGGGCGCTGCGGCTGGGCGGAGGTGAGCCCGAGCTTCAATTGGAGGTCGCGGCCCAGACACCCGCTGAGGAGGGCCCCCTGTTCTTCCCCCACCTGCGCCTCCTGACCGACGACCCCCTGGCCCCCACGCTGCCCGGCGGCCTGTTCCTGGGCCTGCGCGAGACGCATGGCCCGCCGCAGCTTCTCCGGGCCGTGCTGGAGGGCCTGTGCTGCGAACTCGCCCGGCTGCATGACCGCCTGCCGGCCCCCGGCCTCCTGCGCGCGGTGGGCGGCCCGACCCGCTGCGCCCTGTGGATGCGGCTCAAGGCGGGCGCGCTGAACGTGCCGGTCGAGGTCTACGAGCAGCCCCACGCGGCCGTGTGGGGCGCGGCCTGGCTCGCCTGGAGGCATCTGAACGCGGCAGGCGGCACTGAAGTGGCGCCAATCCAGCCGCCGCCCCGCGCCTCCTTCACGCCGCAGGACGCGGATCCATGGCGGATGCGCCGCCGCCGGTACGACGCCCTGCTGCCCGCGCTCTCGCGGGTGCTGGCCGCCGGAGGGGGGGTTCCCGCATGA